CGAGGCGCTGGCCCACGTCCTGCGCATGATCGGCTTCTCCGGCATCGGTAATCTGATCGGCGTCGCGGCATTCCTGGCGTTGCCCTCGGTGATCCTAGTGCTGATCTTCGCGCAGACTCGCATCTTCTTCGTGATGAGCCGCGATGGTCTGCTGCCCAAAGTGCTGAGCACGGTGCATCCGCGCTATCGCACCCCCCACATCGTGACGATGATCACGGGCGGGGCGGTCGCATTGGGCGCAGCGTTCTTCCCCGTCGGGCAGCTGGCTGACATCTCCAACGCTGGGACGCTGTACGCGTTTCTGATGGTCGCGGTCGCGGTGATGGTGCTGCGGCGCACCGATCCGGAGCGCAAGCGCAGCTTCCGTACCCCCGCGGTGTGGATCGTGGCACCGCTGACCATCGCGGGCTGCGTGTTCCTGTTCGTGAACCTGCCGACGGCAGCGATGCTGTTCCTGCCCGTGTGGGGCATCGGTGGGCTGGTGGTCTATTTCCTCTACAGCCGCCGTCACAGCCTGCTGGGCCAGGGTATCGTCGAGGTGGTCGATGATATCGAAGGTGACGAGGACCTGCTTCCGATCGACGAACCCAAGGACTGAAGCGATCGGCTTGCAACGAAAAAGGGACGCTCTCCGTGATGGAAGGCGGCCCTTTCGTTTGAAGGTATCTGACGTCTAGAGAGAGGCCTCGGTGTGGCTCTCGCGCACGTTCTTGTCGTCGTGCACCGTCTTGCCCAGCGCCATCTTGGCGGTGGTCAGAAGGCCGAAGTCGCCGTCCCAGATTTCTGCGTGGCCGAGGTCCATACGCAGGAACAGCAGATCCGGATCGTCCTTACCGCCATCGTACCAGGCCTCGATAAAGTTGTTCCAGAACTGCTCGAACCGTTCGCGGCTTTCCTCGACCGAGAGCTGGCCGTGGAAACGACAATACATGTCGTGCCCCTTGCCCTGGAATGTGGCTGTGGCTTGGCCCAGTTTGGCGAAACTGCTGTTTTTGTGCGTGAAGAACCAGATCGTGCTGTTGGCGTCCTTGTCCAGCTGTGGGCTCATGGGGACCGCTGTTTCGGGATCGCCATCGAGCTGGAGGAACAGGAACGGGCTGTCGGCCAGCGCCTTCCAGAATTTCTTCTTGAGCTCTTCGGGATCGCCTTCTTTGTGATTCATGTGGTGCTCCTTCCTTTATTCCATAAGCGCTGGACGGCGTTGCGGTTCCGGGAAGGAGGGGGGCGTTGCATCGGGAAGCTCCGGAACATAATAAGAACACCTGAGTCGATTCGCTATGAACCCATCCCGTCCCACACCTTTCGCGCATACGCTTTCACCGGGGCAACTCGCTTCGTTATCGACTGCCCGACACCGATCCTGGCAGCCGGGTCAGACGCTGCGTGGCACGCGCCATAGCGAGATTTTCGCCAGTGGGGCCGAAGCGAGCGGGGCGGGCTTCGCACTGGCGCTGGCGCTGGACGATCTGGCCACCCGCGCCGAAGAAGCGGGGGCGGAAACAGATGACCGGCGCGGGGTGCTATGGGTGCAGGACCGCACCGCGCTGAAGCTGACCGGGCGACCCTATCGCCCCGGCCTTCCCGAAAGCCTGCGCCATCGCCTGATCCATGTTCGTACCGAGAACGCGCAGGATGCGCTCTTCGCGCTGGAGGAGGGGGTGAGATGCCGCGAACTGGCCTGCGTCATCGGAGAGGTAGCGGGCAATCCGCGTGCACTGGATTTCACCGCCTCGCGCCGCCTGACACTGGCGGCCGAGCGGCACGGAGTGGCATTATGGCTGGTGCGGCTGGATGCCGCGCACGACCTGTCTTCCGCCCGGATGCGGTGGGAAGTGGGCAGCGCTCCATCGGACGCTCCACCATGGAATGCCGCCGCGCCCGGCTTGCCGACCTGGCGGGCCGTTCTCTTCCGCTCTCGCTCCCATGCACCGGGCCAATGGATAATGTACGATGACGGTACGGGACGCATCGCTCCCGCCGCGCAGCCTTCAGGGGCCGCCGCCGCGGCGAATCCTGTCGCTGTGGCTGGCGCAGCTGGCGATCGATCGCTGGCGGCTCGCTGAGAACTGCCGCCTGGGCGAGGGGGCCGATGCGGCTCCTGTCGTGCTGATCGCGGAAACCGCGCATGGGCCCCGTATCGAGGCTGCGAACGCTGTGGGCAGCGCGCAAGGTGCGCAGCCGGGCATGATGCTGGCCGATGCGCGTACGCTATGCCCGTCGCTTCGTGCGGTTCCGGCCGATCCTGCGGGCGATCGCGACGCATTGGAAAAGCTTGCCATATGGGCGCGGCGCTGGGGCCCGTGGTCGGCGCTCGACCTGCCGGACGGACTGCTGGTGGACGTGACCGCGGTAGCGCATCTGTTCGGCGGCGAGCCGAAATTACTGGCCGATGTGAGAGCTATTTTCGCCCGGCGGGGGCTCACCGTGCGAGCGGCGATCGCGCCGACGGCGGGGGCCGCGTGGGCGCTCGCGCACCATGGCGCAGCGAAAGCGCCGTACGATGCCATCCTCTCGCCCGATGACGATATCGTCGCGCGCCTCTCCGGCCTGCCGGTCGCGGCGCTCCGGCTCGAGGACGATGTCCTGCTGGTGTTGCGCCGGCTGGGGCTCAAGACGGTGGGGCAACTTGCCGGGGTGGAGGACGGCGGCGAAGGGCGCGACGCGCTCCAGCGCCGCTTCCGCAACCGCAAGTCGCCCAGCGCCAATCCACTGCTCCGGCTCGACCAGATCGCGGGCCGCGTACCGGAGCCGCTGCTGCCGGTGGTCCCGCGCGACATGCCGCTGGTGCAGCGTCGCTTGGCCGAGCCGATCCGCCATCGCGATCCGCTCGACCATGTCCTCGCCGACCTGACTGCGGACATGGCGCGCGTGCTGGAGGGGCGGGGCGAGGGCGCGCGACGGCTCGAGCTCGGGCTGTGGCGCGTGGATGGAGAGGTGCTGGTCCGGCGGCTCGAACTGGCTGCGGCGACGCGCGACCCAGCGCATATCTGCAAGCTGTTCGGCGAGAAGCTGGACGATGTCGATGCCGGTTTCGGGATCGAGACCATGCGCCTGCGTGCCAGCTGGGTCGAACCCCGATCGCTGACGCAGGGGGATATCGAGACGACGGCCGAGACGCACGGCACCTCGCTCGCCGTCTGTATCGATCGGCTGACCACCCGGCTCGGGCCGAAGGCGGTGGCGCGGCCGGTTCTTTACGGCAGCCACCTGCCCGAACGCGCGCAGCGCTGGCAACCGCCGCTCGCTCCCGAACCGCCGAGCCAGGGCGAGTTGCGGTTCCACGCGCGCCCGCTGAAGCTGCTCGACCGGGCGGAGCCCATCGCGGTGCTGTATGCGACGCCCGACGGCTACCCCCAGCGTTTTCGCTGGCGCGGCGCGGTTCACGATGTGGTCCGGGTAGAGGGGCCGGAGCGGATCGCGCCCGAATGGTGGCGCGAACGCTCCACTGCGCGGCTGCGCGACTACTACCGGATCGAGGATCGCGAGGGCCGCCGCTACTGGATTTATCGCAACGGTCTGATCGGCGATGGACGCGGCGGCGCGCCCGACTGGTTCCTGCAGGGGTTATGCGCCTGAGCGGGAGGCGAGCCACAACGGAAGCGCTGTTGCGATCCAGAGCACGGCGAAAAATGCCGCGATCGGCCATACCGGATACGACCCCATCCCCGCCGCGATCGCACCGAGCACGACATGCGATGCCGCCATCGCGAGACAGACGATCGCCATCGGACGGGACCGGAAGCGAACCATGCCCGCACTCGCCATCGCGATCAGCAGCACGATGAAATATAGCTGGTTGAATGAGTTGTTCTCGTTCCCGATGATGCCGACCGCCAGGTTGCTCCACACGGTGAAGAAGGCGACGCCCGTCGCCAGGACGAGCCCGGCGCGCCGCCACAGGCTTCCGCGTATCCGCACGATCAGATCGAGGGCAAAGGCGACCGTGCCCAGCAATACCGCGGCGACCACAAAGTCCCCCGCAGTCCAGTCGACCTCTTGCGTCACCTGCATCGCCAGCGCCGGGATCAGCAACAGCAGTGCCGCGCCGCCCCATATGACGATGCGCCAGAGGGCGGGGGCCCGGTCGAAATTTCCTGCCTTGGTAGTCATGAGCTTGCCTTTCTCGGTATTGGACGGGCAAAACATGGCGACGAAGAAGATGAGGGGCATGAGCGATCGCTGAGCAATCGCTGAAATCGACGGGAAGACTGCAGTTCGGAAGCTACACGCTCGATCCCGAGGCGCGGTTGCTGCTGCGCGAGGGCGAAGTGGTGGAGCTCAGCGCACGCTATTTCGATGCGCTGGTGCTGCTTGCGCGTCACCCGGGCTTCCTTATCACCAAGGAGCGGTTCTTCGACGAGGTGTGGCACGGTGTCCCGGTAACGGACGAGGCCCTGACCCAGTGCGTGCGGACATTGCGCAAGGCGCTGGGCGATGCGGCGACGCAGCCGCGTTTCATCGAGACGGTGCCCAAGCATGGCTATCGCTTCGTGGCGGATCCGCACCAGGTCGCTGCCGACCCTGCCCCATCTGCCGCGAATGCGAAACCTGTCGTTTCATCGTCCCTTCTGGGTCCGGTCGGCGGCGGAACGCTGGGTGCTGGAGCCGCCGGGGCGCTGGTGGGGATGATCTACGGCCTCTCCTTGGCGACGGCTTCTGCGGGATCATCGGGCGGCCGCCTCTCGCTGGTGCTGGTCATGATCTGCGTCGGGGCGCTTGCAGGTCTGGTCGCCGGGGCGGGAATAGCGGGCGGGATTGGGCTTGCGTGGCGCAATTTGTCCGACGGGCTTGCAGCCTTGGCTCTGGGCGGAGCGCTGGGCGGGTTGCTGACCGGAGGGATCGGCCGCCTGATCGGGATGGACGCGTTCTCGCTCCTTCTCGGCCACAGTCCGCATGACATTACGGGCGCGACGGAGGGCGCCATCGCAGGCCTCGCGTGCGGTTGCGGCGTATGGCTTGGCACGAGACGAAGCGGCCTGCTGCGACAGCTGTTACCCGGTGCGATCATCGGGGCGGGGATCGGCGCGGGCCTGATCCTTTCCGGGGGGCTTCTCCTGGGCGGCAGCCTGGCCGCGCTGGCAGAAGCGTTCCCCGGCTCCACGCTCCGCCTGGCGGACGAGAGCGTGCCACTCCGCGCGGTTTTCGGGGCGCTGGAGGCCGCGCTCTTCGTCACCGGATTGATGGCCGGCATGATCTTCGGCGGTCTGCGCCGTGTCGGCGATAAGGGCTAGGCAAGGGGAGGAATGGAACATATAAAGAACACATGGCGTCGCAAACCATCCTGGAGAAGCTCGAAATACTCGCCGATGCGGCGAAATACGACGCGTCCTGCGCCTCTTCGGGCACTGCGAAGCGGACCAGCACTACCGGGCGCGGGATCGGTTCGACCGAGGGGATGGGCATCTGCCACGCCTATGCGCCCGATGGACGGTGCATCTCCCTGCTCAAGGTCCTGCTGACCAATCACTGCGTGTTCGATTGCCATTACTGCATCAACCGCAAGAGCTCCAACGTACGCCGGGCGCGCTTCACGCCGCAGGAGGTGGCGGACCTGACGCTCGCCTTCTACCGGCGCAATTATATCGAGGGGCTGTTCCTGTCCTCAGGCATCATCAAGAGCTCCAATCACACGATGGAGCAACTGGTGGAGACCGCCCGCATCCTGCGCGAAGAGCACGATTTTCGCGGCTACATCCACCTGAAGACCATTCCCGAGGCCGATCCGGAGCTGGTGCATCAGGCCGGGTTCTACGCCGACCGCGTCTCCATCAATGTCGAACTGCCGACGGATAGCGGACTGACCCGTCTGGCTCCCGACAAGGACGCGCGCCAGATCGAAGGCGCGATGGGCAAGACCAAGGACGATATCGTCGAGGCGAAGGATGCGAAGAAGCGGTTCCGCCACGCACCCCGCTTCGCCCCCGCCGGCCAGTCGACCCAGATGATCGTGGGTGCGGATGCCGCGACCGACAGCGATATCGTCGGGCGGGCGAGCCGTCTCTACGACAGTTTCGGCCTGCGCCGGGTCTATTACTCCGCCTTCAGCCCCATTCCCGATGCCAGCGCGGTTTTACCGCTAAAGCGCCCACCGCTGATCCGCGAACACCGGCTCTACCAGTCGGACTGGCTGATGCGCTTCTACGGTTACCGGCCCGCCGACGTGATGCAGGCGACCGAGGCGGACGGCAACCTACCGCTCGATATCGATCCCAAACTCGCCTGGGCATTGAAGTTTCGCGAGAACTTTCCGGTCGACGTCAACCGCTCCACCCGCGAGCAATTGCTTCGCGTGCCGGGGCTGGGGGTGAAGGCGGTCAACCGGATCGTCGCCGCACGGCGGCATCGATCGCTACGGCTCGACGATGTAGCGAAGCTGACCGTTTCCATCACGAAGGTGCGTCCCTTCATCTGCACGCTCGACTGGCGTCCGACGTTGCTGACCGACCGCGCCGACCTGCGCACGCTGCTTGCCCCCCGGCAGGAACAGCTGGAGCTGTTTGCGGCATGAGCGCGCAGCGGCAAATCGAACCCGGCGTTTATTACGTCGTCGACCTGGAACGGCCGGACGATTTCGACGTCTGGCGCGAACGGGCGCGGGCCCTGATCCAATGCGGGATCGCGCCGGATCGTATTGCCTGGGTCGAACCCGGGGGTTCGGGTGATCTGTTCGCGGGTGAGGGCCGAAGCCTGCCGGTGCCAGAAGACGATACGCAGCCGGTCCGCGCCAACCGGCGCTTCGTGCAATTGGCAAAGAACGCAGCCCTCCATTCGGACCCACAGCGGTTCGCGCTGCTCTATCGCCTATTGTGGCGCCTCCAGTCCAATCCACGGGTCATGGAGGACAAGACCGACGACGACGTTCGCCGCGTCGAGGAACTCGACAAGAACGTGCGCCGCGACAGCCACAAGATGCACGCCTTCGTCCGCTTCCGCGAGATCGAGGATGCGGATGGGGAGATGCACTACGTCGCCTGGTTCGAGCCGGAGCATCATATCGTGCGCGCCAATGCGGGCTTCTTCATGCGCCGTTTCGCCAATATGCGCTGGTCGATCCTGACCCCGCGCGGCACGCTACACTGGGATGGCGAGACCATGCGCGAGGGGCCACCCGCGCAGCGTTCCGACGCGCCGCAGGGCGATCCGGTCGAGGTTCTGTGGCGCAGCTATTACGCATCCATCTTCAACCCCGCGCGGTTGAAGGTCGGGGCGATGCTGTCGGAAATGCCCAAGAAATACTGGAAGAACATGCCCGAGGCGGCGCTCATTCCCGAGCTGATCGCCGGGGCGCAATCGCGAGAGGCGCGGATGGTGGAAGCGGGAACGCTGGAGTTCGAGGATCGGCCCGAAACGCTCGACGCGATCGACAAGGCGATCCATGCCTGTCGCAAATGCCCAATCGGCTCGCTCGACAACCGGGCGGTGATGGGGGAGGGGCCGCGCGACGCCGCCCAGGGTTTTTCAGGGCTGATGATCGTGGGCGAGCAACCGGGCGATCAGGAGGACGAGGCGGGCCGCCCCTTTGTCGGCCCTGCCGGGCAATTGCTCGATCGGCATCTGGAGCGCGCCGGGATCGACCGTGCCAGCGCGTATGTCACCAACACGGTCAAGCATTTCAAATACGTCCAGCGCGGCAAGCGGCGGCTTCACCAGAGTCCGACCGCGAAGGAAATCGATACCTGTCGCTGGTGGATCGAGAGCGAGCGCGCGATCGTGCAGCCCAAGCTTATCCTGGCCATGGGGGCGAGCGCGGCACGCGGCATGCTGGGCAAGACGGTCAGCATTTCCAAGGCGCGGGGCGAACCGATTGCGCTCGACGACGGCAGTGAGCTGTGGATCACCGCGCACCCATCCTACCTCCTGCGCCTCGACGGCGAAGCGGCGGAAAAGCAGACGCGCCTGTTCGATGCCGATCTGGCTGCCGTGCGCGAGCGACTGGCGGAACTGGCGTCATGAACATCGTCGTCCCTGCGCGGGCGGGGATCCAGAGCGAAGTTACGAAGATCGCAGCTGGATTCCCCCCTGCGCGGGAATGACGGGACAAGCGTCTTCGGATGCCCGAGAATGAAGGTGTTCCGCGCCGTACGCTGTGCGTCGATCCAGGCAGGATCACCGCCCCCGAACGTGCGCCCTTCGTCGAACTCGGCCTGGTCTCGTGCTTCACCTTCCTGCGGGGCGCATCGGATACGGTCGATCTGGTTAAGACGGCGTACCAGCGCGGCTACGATGCGATCGGAATTGCCGATGCCAACACGATGGCAGGCGTGGTGCGGATTCATACCGAGGCGAAGAAGCTCAAGCTGCGGCCGATCATCGGCTGCCGGATCGAGACGGTCGAAGGGCTTTCCTTCCTCGCCTACCCGCGCGACCGCGTCGCTTACGGGAGGTTGTGCAGGCTCATATCGGCCGGTCGCCGCGCCACGCTCGACGACGAATGGCAGGAGAAGGGGGTGTGCGAGATAAACCTCGCCATGCTGGCCGAGCACAGCGAGGGCGTGCACCTGATCCTGATCCCGCCGCCCGATCTGGAGGCGCAGTTCACGATCGCCGTTCCCAGTACGGTGGTCCCTTTCACCTCCCGAGGCCAGGGTGAGGATTTCGAGAGAATCGAACTTTCCGGATCGCTCGACCATCTCCTGCCGCACCTCGCCGTGCAATTTCCCACCCTGCGCCACATCGCCGCCAGCTTCCTCCATCTCGGCGACGATATCGCCCGGATCGAGCGACTCGATGCGCTGGCGCAGATGCGTGGTCTCTCCATCCTCGCCACCAACGACGTGCATTACGCGACGCCCGACAAGCGTCCGTTGCAGGACGTGATGACGGCTATCCGGTACAAGACCACGGTCGCGCGGGCCGGGCCTTTGTTGCACGGCAATGCGGAGCGGTATCTGAAACCGCCCGAGACGATGGTCCGCCTGTTCGAGCGCTGGCCGCACGCGATCGCGGCGGCGCGCGCGGTTGCCGACGCGTGCACCTTCAGCCTCGACGAATTGCAATACGAGTATCCGCAGGAAGCATATTCCGGCGGCATCTCGCCCCAACGACACCTGGAAAATCAGGTTTGGAAGGGCGCGAAGGAATGGCGCTATCCCAAAGGCTTACCTTCCAATGTGAGGAAGACCCTCGAGCGAGAGCTCGCGCTGATCGCCGAACTCGACCTCGCCCGCTATTTCCTCACCATCAAGGACATCGTCGATTACGCGCGCGGGCGGGACATCCTGTGCCAGGGGCGCGGTTCGGCGGCGAATTCGGCGGTATGCTTCTGCCTCGGCATCACCAGTGTCGATCCCGCCCGGCACCAGCTGCTCTTCGACCGCTTCATTTCGAAGGAGCGGCGCGAGCCACCCGATATCGACGTCGATTTCGAGCACGAGCGGCGCGAGGAGGTGATCCAGCACATCTACGAACATTACGGGCGCGATCGGGCCGGGCTGTGCGCCACGGTGATCCATTACCGCCCGCGCATGGCCGTGCGAG
Above is a genomic segment from Erythrobacter sp. 3-20A1M containing:
- a CDS encoding pyridoxamine 5'-phosphate oxidase family protein, producing the protein MNHKEGDPEELKKKFWKALADSPFLFLQLDGDPETAVPMSPQLDKDANSTIWFFTHKNSSFAKLGQATATFQGKGHDMYCRFHGQLSVEESRERFEQFWNNFIEAWYDGGKDDPDLLFLRMDLGHAEIWDGDFGLLTTAKMALGKTVHDDKNVRESHTEASL
- a CDS encoding recA-like protein, whose product is MNPSRPTPFAHTLSPGQLASLSTARHRSWQPGQTLRGTRHSEIFASGAEASGAGFALALALDDLATRAEEAGAETDDRRGVLWVQDRTALKLTGRPYRPGLPESLRHRLIHVRTENAQDALFALEEGVRCRELACVIGEVAGNPRALDFTASRRLTLAAERHGVALWLVRLDAAHDLSSARMRWEVGSAPSDAPPWNAAAPGLPTWRAVLFRSRSHAPGQWIMYDDGTGRIAPAAQPSGAAAAANPVAVAGAAGDRSLAAR
- a CDS encoding DNA polymerase Y family protein, producing MTVRDASLPPRSLQGPPPRRILSLWLAQLAIDRWRLAENCRLGEGADAAPVVLIAETAHGPRIEAANAVGSAQGAQPGMMLADARTLCPSLRAVPADPAGDRDALEKLAIWARRWGPWSALDLPDGLLVDVTAVAHLFGGEPKLLADVRAIFARRGLTVRAAIAPTAGAAWALAHHGAAKAPYDAILSPDDDIVARLSGLPVAALRLEDDVLLVLRRLGLKTVGQLAGVEDGGEGRDALQRRFRNRKSPSANPLLRLDQIAGRVPEPLLPVVPRDMPLVQRRLAEPIRHRDPLDHVLADLTADMARVLEGRGEGARRLELGLWRVDGEVLVRRLELAAATRDPAHICKLFGEKLDDVDAGFGIETMRLRASWVEPRSLTQGDIETTAETHGTSLAVCIDRLTTRLGPKAVARPVLYGSHLPERAQRWQPPLAPEPPSQGELRFHARPLKLLDRAEPIAVLYATPDGYPQRFRWRGAVHDVVRVEGPERIAPEWWRERSTARLRDYYRIEDREGRRYWIYRNGLIGDGRGGAPDWFLQGLCA
- a CDS encoding winged helix-turn-helix domain-containing protein, which gives rise to MLLREGEVVELSARYFDALVLLARHPGFLITKERFFDEVWHGVPVTDEALTQCVRTLRKALGDAATQPRFIETVPKHGYRFVADPHQVAADPAPSAANAKPVVSSSLLGPVGGGTLGAGAAGALVGMIYGLSLATASAGSSGGRLSLVLVMICVGALAGLVAGAGIAGGIGLAWRNLSDGLAALALGGALGGLLTGGIGRLIGMDAFSLLLGHSPHDITGATEGAIAGLACGCGVWLGTRRSGLLRQLLPGAIIGAGIGAGLILSGGLLLGGSLAALAEAFPGSTLRLADESVPLRAVFGALEAALFVTGLMAGMIFGGLRRVGDKG
- a CDS encoding putative DNA modification/repair radical SAM protein; translated protein: MASQTILEKLEILADAAKYDASCASSGTAKRTSTTGRGIGSTEGMGICHAYAPDGRCISLLKVLLTNHCVFDCHYCINRKSSNVRRARFTPQEVADLTLAFYRRNYIEGLFLSSGIIKSSNHTMEQLVETARILREEHDFRGYIHLKTIPEADPELVHQAGFYADRVSINVELPTDSGLTRLAPDKDARQIEGAMGKTKDDIVEAKDAKKRFRHAPRFAPAGQSTQMIVGADAATDSDIVGRASRLYDSFGLRRVYYSAFSPIPDASAVLPLKRPPLIREHRLYQSDWLMRFYGYRPADVMQATEADGNLPLDIDPKLAWALKFRENFPVDVNRSTREQLLRVPGLGVKAVNRIVAARRHRSLRLDDVAKLTVSITKVRPFICTLDWRPTLLTDRADLRTLLAPRQEQLELFAA
- a CDS encoding UdgX family uracil-DNA binding protein (This protein belongs to the uracil DNA glycosylase superfamily, members of which act in excision repair of DNA. However, it belongs more specifically to UdgX branch, whose founding member was found to bind uracil in DNA (where it does not belong), without cleaving it, appears to promote DNA repair by a pathway involving RecA, rather than base excision.); the protein is MSAQRQIEPGVYYVVDLERPDDFDVWRERARALIQCGIAPDRIAWVEPGGSGDLFAGEGRSLPVPEDDTQPVRANRRFVQLAKNAALHSDPQRFALLYRLLWRLQSNPRVMEDKTDDDVRRVEELDKNVRRDSHKMHAFVRFREIEDADGEMHYVAWFEPEHHIVRANAGFFMRRFANMRWSILTPRGTLHWDGETMREGPPAQRSDAPQGDPVEVLWRSYYASIFNPARLKVGAMLSEMPKKYWKNMPEAALIPELIAGAQSREARMVEAGTLEFEDRPETLDAIDKAIHACRKCPIGSLDNRAVMGEGPRDAAQGFSGLMIVGEQPGDQEDEAGRPFVGPAGQLLDRHLERAGIDRASAYVTNTVKHFKYVQRGKRRLHQSPTAKEIDTCRWWIESERAIVQPKLILAMGASAARGMLGKTVSISKARGEPIALDDGSELWITAHPSYLLRLDGEAAEKQTRLFDADLAAVRERLAELAS